Part of the Odocoileus virginianus isolate 20LAN1187 ecotype Illinois chromosome 16, Ovbor_1.2, whole genome shotgun sequence genome is shown below.
CTCTGGGAGCCCGCAGCAtgggggaaggaggaaaacaGACAAGAAGACAGTGGCCTCACTGTGTCCGGAGCAGGAAGGCGCAGAGGACTGTGGTAACTTGGAGGGAGAGCAAGTCACCTAGCCCCTGGGCTAGAGACAACTTCTCTGGGGAGGACCCTCTCCCGCCATGAAAAGACAATTTTCAAGCTGCCAATGCTCTGAACATTCTCAAAGTTCTCTAAAAATAGCTCTCCCTGCAAGAATGGCCTGGTTGCTATGGGCAAAGAGGCCTCACACTAGGGCCCAGAAGACCCCTGGGATCTGACCTTCTAGAAATTGCAGCTTACAGTGGGAGCCCTCCGTGATGGTTCAGACTTAGGCTCCCAGGCTGCAGTGCTGTTTCTGCAGGAACTGTTTTCTTTGCTCTCAGGTGCCAGGAGCAAAATCTGCATGTCTTTCTTGTGCCATGAGGGTTCCTACTTCAGTCCCCAGGCACTGCGGTGGGGCCCTGGGGCTTATGATCATTGTCACTGTTGTTCTGAGAGCATGACGTTGTCAGGCCTCAGTAGACACTACAACAACACAACACTGCGGGCTGGTGGCCTCTGGTCTTTTGGAGAAATCCCCTGTCTCAGCAGACAGTATCTATGAAATGTGAGGTTTGCTGGGACCGGGAGACCCTGGAAGAGCTGTCCCTGTGAAGTGGGATTGGCTGATTGCTAAGTTTACTCCAGTTGATTAGCAGCTTTTGTACTTTGGCTGGTAGCTGGGGCCAATGAGGACTCAGGGGACAAGTTAACGAGAGCGCTCCCTCTTGCTTTTCAGCTAGTCTTGGTGGTTGCCACGATGCAGAAGTTAgagagggaagccccaaacactGAATACGAGGTCTCTGGGGCCTGAAATGGAACAAGCTGAATTCCCATGGCTTCCACGGCAGCCTAAAAGTTAAGAGTGGGTGGAGAGAAACAAATCTGGTTCTAAACGTGTGTCTGTTCTTCAGGCTAGTGGCTTGACTCCTGGCTCATTCCTCATTCAGCCCTCCAGCCTTCTGAGCCTTTCCCCCTTCAGCTCAGAGAAACTTAGGCAGCATGGAGCCACAAATCCCCACATTTTTCAACAGAAGATAGAAACTCAGTCACTTCCATCTCTCGCTAGAGGTCTGTGCCAGAGAAGCTTCAGGTTTGTGTTAACGgtgctttgatttttatttccttacgGTCTGCATCTGTGGCTTAGAAATAGAGCTGTTGGGGTTTCTAGGACCAGGGCCGAGGTGGAAGTGGAGGTGACCTCTCATGGGCTTCCAGAGGAGGTCAGGCCCTCTGCTGACAGGCCTGTCGGTGGGGCTACTGCTGTTCTTCGGCTGGATGATGCGTGCTCAGCCAGCCTCCCTCTCAGGTACAGCACTCTCCTCTGCCCACCACCCCTTCCAGTACTTACTCTTTTATCAGGTATAGGCTACTCTGGGGAGCTGGTGAGGAGAGAGAAAGCCTGCCCTTCTGATAATAGTTGACCCCTTTTACTCTCCAAAAGGGGTGAGTGGGATGTGGGTAGATCACTCCTGCCTGTCTCCAGCCCCCCTCACCCCTCCCTTCAGCTTTGGCCCACCACCCCCACCTGTGCCAGACCACCTGGGACGCTGCTGGCCATCGCTACCCAGGTTTCTTCTGCCCTCGTCTCTCTGACACCCCGGAGGAAGCCTACTGCTGCCACCTGCAGGCTGCAGGGGGCTTCTGCTGCACTCAGGCTGAATTTGAGGCATTGAACCAGGTCAATCTGTCTGCCCTTCGGCCTCCTCCTATCTTCAGGTGAGGAGAACTCAACTCCAGAGCCACTGGTACGCTGACAGGGTGTTCCAGTATCTTGGACTCTGTTCCTAATTTCTGTAGTGGGAGGCTTGTAGTTTACAGACAGATCTCAAACATAAAATCACCTAAATACATAATTACAAAACAATCTGTGAAGGAGAA
Proteins encoded:
- the LOC139038757 gene encoding protein shisa-like-1a; the protein is MGFQRRSGPLLTGLSVGLLLFFGWMMRAQPASLSALAHHPHLCQTTWDAAGHRYPGFFCPRLSDTPEEAYCCHLQAAGGFCCTQAEFEALNQVNLSALRPPPIFRGPGPLLALSLYSLLLVALMTADLVHFCRVRGRGRDRCRDLGPSSNRRPSRSSTARPLQVSAGTD